The sequence below is a genomic window from Ipomoea triloba cultivar NCNSP0323 chromosome 10, ASM357664v1.
AATACTGGAACCCCCAAGGAAaagcaactttttttttctttatttttttctttatttttttaaaaacctttcTGTTCTGTTTTGGTTTAGTGTTTGTTATGGCTTAAATTATGCTGCAAGCAAATGTTGGTATTCCAATGTATGTAATGAATGTATCTATGTTTCTTCTCCTTGTCtacttttttttacttttttatttttattttatttttatttttttttacctatggATCACgaattatactttttaaaattcacaTTATAGTATTATGAAAATATCGGTCATGTCTGCACGGGTTTAATGATTCAGTAAAtagtatttgggagaagagaccaaGGTTCGAACCTTGGCGGTGGCAACGTGGGGATCATGTTTAAAGTGGATAGTTTCTTTGTAGGTACCGGCATTTGGCTCTGTTTATCGAGTCATAGAGTTATCGTGATTTACAAAAGAGATCAAGGTTCGAACCTCAGTAAGCGTAATATTTAGAAAAAGAGACCACAGTGTGGGGATTATGTCCAAAGTTGGCAGGTTCTTTGTGCACACCTACATTTAGCCCTGTCTGTCACTCTGTTGAGTTATAGAATTACCGTAATTTACATTCTTTTAAATACTCTGTCGGGTTGGGGATTTAACATTTTgagagaaaatggaaaatattgGTCACATGTTGGTGTTGGAAAAAAAACCTGTCTCTTAAGATAGGGAGACAGTCACGCCGACAGTTCGCACTATCAAGAACCCTAAAGTCTTTGAATATTTCTTTgaacatcatcttcttcattcaCTCCATAACCAAATTAAATTGCCGCAATTCACAGAAACCAATAATCATGAGTTCATTACTGTGGTCCCTCCCGCACTGGATCACTCatttacttaatttaattaatgctCCTCAGCTGCCTTGCCCTCTTAGCTACGACAAAGGGTCACACAACCCCACCACTGCCCAAATCTCAAGAACCCTTCTTGAGTTTACTATTCTTTTCTTCATATTTTCTTTACTATTCAATCTTTTCATAAATTTAGACCCATAATAGGTATCCAAGGCTAACTTGATTCCAAATGCTAGACTACTACtattactttttaatggtcAAAGATTTTTTATTCTAATCATATAtacattttcaaaatttcatctttattactcaattgttatatcatggaccaatattgatattgcattgtgaacattgatacaaaaattatgtatcttcagttaacacattctgtattAATAGTTTCtttacatgtaaacaaataacttgataattgctgacacataatatgatagctacaagtacagaaactgtcaagtacaaatacagaatctgaaagttatttttggactaGAGTTTACAATGAAAGGTAGACCctagttcatggtataatttgtctttATTAGTTGTTTGGGCTAAGAAGTTAATttctttctatttatttttcattgagTAAAGAGCATGTggcaagaaaatatatatatatttatggaaGAGTATAGATAtgtgagcatatatatatatattattttaaaaaaattcccaccaaaaaaaatattgttttaaaaattagaatatCCATTGTTGTATATTAGGTTGATGAacaggaaaacaaaaaaaaaaaaaaaacaggaaaacaaaaagaagaaaaagaagagacttgcactaattttattttttatttttttggtttttgtatAGGgactataaatttgtaatatttttatgttgGTAAGTGTTGTTATTTATGActactaaattataattactaGAAATGGACAAAATTGGGAAATATGATTCTGTATCATTCCCTTTGTCTTCATGTGAAGAGCCAAAGAAGAGCTTGAAGGGCATTCATTTATTATGCTGAGAGAGTCAAAGAACAGTGTATTGGTACTCATTCCCACAGTGTAATGATAATAATCACAAAAAGGCAGTCTTTCTGCAAAGGGTgattatattctttttctttagcTTTAAGATCCAATGCAAGGTTTCTTGCTGATTTTCTTCTGTGTCTCCCTCTTCTGGTTTGGAGTAACTCAAGCCTCTGACAGCCTTCTCTCTCCAAAGGGTGTCAACTATGAAGGTACAACTTTAATAACCCTTTGAGTTTCATACTAATTTCATACAGttcttgccttttttttttaaggttgtTTTAGAAGTATATGGTGTTTAATGTTTGTATCTCATGAATGTTTGTGCGTAAGCAGTGGCTGCATTGATGTCTATGAAGATTAAAATGAGGGATGCATTTCATGTGTTAGATGGATGGGATATAAACTCTGTTGATCCTTGTACATGGAACATGGTTGGTTGCTCACAAGAAGGCTTTGTCATTTCTCTGTATGTATTGTTTAGGGTTTGCAatctctccccccccccccccccccccccccNNNNNNNNNNNNNNNNNNNNNNNNNNNNNNNNNNNNNNNNNNNNNNNNNNNNNNNNNNNNNNNNNNNNNNNNNNNNNNNNNNNNNNNNNNNNNNNNNNNNNNNNNNNNNNNNNNNNNNNNNNNNNNNNNNNNNNNNNNNNNNNNNNNNNNNNNNNNNNNNNNNNNNNNNNNNNNNNNNNNNNNNNNNNNNNNNNNNNNNNNNNNNNNNNNNNNNNNNNNNNNCAACACCCCCACCCCACTCCCCCTCCAGTTCTAATGTTTAATTTGCTTGGCAGTGAAATGGCTAGTATGGGTCTATCTGGATTGCTTTCACCAAGCATTGGGAATTTATCTCACCTTAGAACAATGTAAGTGCATTCTTAGTCCTTTGCAATTTTTGTAGGATGTTCTGAAAGTATTTGTTGCTTATTACTAAAACATTCTGGGAATTTTATCAGACAAATTTGTGTTACTATTATGACTTTTGGTTGAACATATTTGTATTAGAGTTGTAACAAAATTGCCCCCTTTGCTAGCTTCATCAATTCTTTTATTGTTGTGACAAGGTTCTTTGGTTGGACATATATTGTAGGTTATTGCAGAATAACCAGATATCTGGTCCCATCCCTGCCGAGATTGGAAAACTCCCAGAATTGCAGACCCTTGACCTGTCTGGTAATCTGTTTGATGGTGAAATTCCCGGCTCTTTGGGTTCCCTGACCCGTTTAAGTTACTTGTGAGTGAGTTTGGAATCTCGAATTTTCTTCGGTACTTTGATAATTATAGTGATGACCAAATCTTGAAAACTTTCTAATCCCCTGGCAATGGCAACTTTTCAGGAGGCTTAACAGAAACAGATTGTCGGGGCGCATTCCTAAACCCGTGGCAAATCTTTCAGGTCTTTCATTCTTGTATGTCTTCCATCCCATATGAGATGCGTGTTCTTATACAAGGCAGAAACGAGAGCCTTATATATGCAAATGTGTTTGTGTAGGGATTTGTCGTTCAATAACCTGAGTGGCCCTACTCCAAACATTTTGGCCAAAGGCTATAGGTGAGTTgtgcaaaataataattgacGTTTCATGACCCGACCTTATCATAGTTATGCTTCCATAGCTGTTCAGCTATTGTTAaaatctaagattgggccaaggTCACTCGACTGTGAAATTGTGCTGTAATACACATGAGCCAAAtcacactaaaagactgaatccaatcagTTAACTAGTCTAAGTCATGACcatataaacccatatgtttctTAGTTTTCAAGGTGCGACTCTTAACAAGCATGAAGTATTTAATGGACTACTTTCATTCAGAGGGCATATGTTTTGTTAAATAAATCATGCTGTCTTGTTTTTCTACACTAAGGGAATATGCTTTGTTATAGTATTGCAGGAAACAGATTTCTTTGCACTTCATCGTCTACTCAATCTTGTATGGGTGTTGCAAAACCAGTAAATGGTACTGTGTATATGCAATACTTGCTGAAATTAGTGTACTTTATAAAATTTGGACCTAGTGAATAACACGTTTGGTTTTGCAGATACGATTTCCACAAAGAAAGTTAGCAACCATCACAGACGAATCATCTCTGCTATCATAGGGGTCAGTTGCACGTTTGTAGTTTCTGTAATGCTACTCGTTTTATGGGTGGATTGGCACAGGTCTCGTCGTCTCCTATTCACATCTTATGGTACCTCTGAATGAACAGACGATTTTTTCTTTCCTTACCAAAAGCATTCCCAATAATGCACTCAACTGAGactgataattttttttaatgtttcagTGAAACAAGATTATGAATTTGCTATTGGCCACCTGAAGAGGTTTTCTTTCCGGGAGTTACAAAATGCGACGAGAAACTTCAGCTCTAAAAACATTCTAGGACAGGGTGGATTTGGGGTTGTCTACAAAGGGTATCTTCCGAATGGGACGGTGGTGGCTGTCAAAAGACTGAAAGATCCAAATTTCACTGGAGAAGTGCAGTTTCAAACTGAGGTTGAGATGATAGGCTTGGCTGTGCACCGGAACCTTCTGCGCCTATATGGATTCTGTATGACACCCGAAGAGAGGTTGCTTATTTACCCCTTCATGCCAAATGGAAGCGTAGCTGATCGCCTTCGAGGTTTAATTTGTGCAAAAAGTTGTCTCTGATTATTTCTTTCAAGTTTTCTGAATTTATAGTAGAAGCATGAAAAACAGACAATTTATCTGTTCACTTTCATTAACAGACATCGGTCGAGATAAACCGTCTTTAGATTGGAACAAACGGATGCGTGTTGCTCTTGGAGCTGCAAGGGGGCTTCTATATCTGCACGAACAATGCAGTCCTCGAATAATTCACAGGGATGTCAAGGCTGCTAATATTCTACTAGATGAGAGCTTTGAGGCGGTTGTTGGGGACTTCGGGCTTGCTAAGCTCTTGGACTGCAGAGAGTCTCATGTCACGACTGCTGTCCGAGGCACCATAGGACATATTGCACCCGAGTACCTGTCGACTGGACAGTCTTCTGAAAAATCCGACGTGTTTGGGTTTGGGATTCTACTCTTGGAACTCATTACGGGGCTAAAGGCGCTAAACGCGGGTAATGCTCAGCTTCAGAAAGGCACAATCCTTGACTGGGTAAGTTCACTTCACCCCTACTTACTTGATTTTGGCCCTATTTCGTaaataactgttagctgatGCTGTTATCAAGTTCTGAAAGATTGAAGCCTTCGGGCTATTAATGGTCCATTCGATTTCACAGGTGAGAAGCTTATACGACGAGAAGAGGCTGGAAGTGATTGTCGACAAGGATCTGAAGGGATGCTTTAACACGGAGGAGCTAGAGAAAACGGTGGATGTTGCCCTCGAGTGTACACAACCGAACCCGAACCAGCGTCCTAAGATGTCTCAAGTGTCGCGAATCCTTGAAGGCATCGCGGGGCAGATGGCTCCCCCCGTTGTGGATGATTCACAGGGCGGAGGAAGCAACGCTGCCGCCTCTGAAACAAGAGCTTTTAGTTTTTCGCGAAATTTCAGCAGTGTTGAGGAATCATCATTCATCATTGAGGCAATAGAGCTTTCAGGGCCTAGAtaacacacactctctctctcttctggTGCTTAGCCTCTGCAGATAAGGCATTGCATTTGTTGATGAACACTAACTTTGGTCTTTGGGTAGGCTTTTGCTTGTAAGCTTCTCTGCACATCAACATAGTCTGCACATAGAATATGTGGTTAGTactgttaattttattatggaGCAACCATacataatatttgtattcaGATTAATTTCTCATTGggcagtattttttttttatttttgtaaaataatgaaaccaatatattttaataaagtaaaaatatatataaagtaaaaaaaatatatttacagttcatacaaaaattaatgttcaaacatacaaatgtcaaattgaaatttcaaccaaacatattgaagagaaaagaccaaaatgattttaattgggaggagtaaaagatgtcatttatttaaaataataaggataaaaagatggaaaaaaaaagttaagaagttactagcttattttttaaaagctacTTAAAGTaacttttcaaattaaattcttattttgagctactagtttattttgaaaacattaccaaacataactagcttctaaaaaaaaatctttcgaAACACAGCCTATGTTATTGGTGTTCTTATCCTGTAAAATATTGAGCCAATTTGTTTTGATTCAATTCATTTCCAATTTTAAGGGGATTTTTAGCGTCATTTTGAGTGGTTAAATAATACCAATAAGAaaaagggataagggtcaaatagacccttaaACTATACTCAAATAtgcaattaggcccttgaacttaaaaaaactccaattaggccctcaaacttgttattttggagcaaatagaCCATTTAACCTAATTGTGACCTATAATTGCAGGTTAAAAGGAATTCTGGCCAACTCCGACGATCCTCCGGCAAAATTCCTgccaacaaaacaaaaccatcaACCACCGGCGATCGTGCGTTGAGcaaactatgttttttttttcttctcttgacAAAAACTTTCacttgcagaaaaaaaaaagatttcctCAAAATCTTCCTCTCCCATTAGCTAAAAACCCATGTTTAGTTTTTCTGCTCTACAAAAATCCATAGAAGTGCACTGGGAAGCTCTAAAttgcttattattatttaagtaatcataaattattttatgttattaaatttcaactagtattttcatcCGTGTGTTGCACggaattaattttgttatagtattttaaaaatatttggatcgatatagaattatataaattataacatcaatattatacCCATCTCACAAATTGAGAcgcgtgagacgatctcacataAGTGTTGACAGAATAATTAGACAAAGTGCTAGATTCGACCCGAAGTACATTTGGACTGACCCGCAGTATAGTCAGTTGGTAACGATCAAGAGTTAAGAGGAGGAGCAATTCTTATAATCCAATACCCGCCTCATCAAAGGGCAGTTACGAAAGATGGCGCGTAGCAATTACTGAAGAGTCTTAGCACTTATGGAGGGAGCCGTTGCACTATTCTACAGTATAAAAGCTGAGACCATTAGCAAGTAGGGGGACTCGATTTTCTTACACACTAATACTACTATACTGAAACTGATTACTCATTGTACTACACTATCGTTACTCACTTATCTAATATTACACTGGTAACATTCTTACCATTGGTGCTCTTGTTAAGAGCTGAGATCAAATCTCAGGCAAGCTTTACATACTACAGAACATGAACTTATCAATGGAGATGGCTCGATCAGGATCTAGTAGCTCCCATAGTTCTTGTTACTTGAGCTACAACGGCAACCATGACCGCAGGAAGATCTTTGTAGTCAGATCAAAAACAATCGTGGATGGAAGCCGCGCTCAGGCCCTACCACCGCTTCCTCAAGAGTAGAGGTGGAGTCTTCGCGAAGAGAGAGAATACAAGGCCAAGGTCGCCTCAGCCACAATTCAAGGCCTCGACCGCGCCTCGACCCCGGTATGCtctttatcaaataaaataaataaataaaacgagGCACCTTACCTGGCCTCGGCACTTGGTTCCTAGGTCTACACCTCGGCACCGTGCCTCGTCACCTCGCCTCGTCACCAAGTAGCAAAGCACACCTCCGAGGCGCAAAGTTgctaaaagaacaaaaaaaaatgcaaaaaactcttAGTTTTTTATGTACATTTTGCGTATGTGATAATATctaatgtttaaataagtagTTCAAAACATATCAATGCAAGCTAGATTATATAGAacagagttctactacatggactccttaaattttaagatttttgactgaaatgtgACAAACTATAAAACAGGAGACAAAAATAGGATAAAAacatttttgacaaaaatagaaaaatcgAGTTTGAGAAATACGTTTAGCATCAGAAAAGCATTTCCCAAACTCGAAttacctttaattttttttccaaatacgCACATCATATGCATTTGATTTTACTCCATGATGTCActagtataaaattaaaatataaagatGACTTTACACTACAACTTCTTAATGTAGGTGTAGTGAAaagtaaggaaaaaaaaaaacggtgtCAATAccgtaaataaatacataagtcaAAGGTGtagtagatttttaaaaataaaaataataattaaaaaaacgtGCCAACTTTCCATGGCACCCTTGGGTGGAaagttaaatattattttaatatttaacttTCCGCTGCACCAACTCCAAGCAAGTGTCGCCGAcagttatatattaaaataatatattactttCCGCGACACACGCCCCTGAGGGTGccatggaaaatcaaaagaaataaCTCCCCCCTCCCCTCCGCGATCGCGAAACCAGATCTGCACCCTCGAaatcccaaaaagaaaaaaaaaaaaaaaaactccgaTCTGCACCCCAGATTTATTCTTCCTCCAGCAACCCGCCGATTGCCATCCGCTGTTTCTAGTTAACTTAGCGTTCACCCGCCATTGCCTCCTCTCTGTTCAGCCGTCACTGTTGCCTCCCTCTCGCGTTCAACCACAGGCGCCCGCCATTTCCGACCTCCTCTTACGTTCAGCCGTCGTCGCTGCCCTTTCATCTGCCACAACAACGACTACCGACGCCAAAACGTCACCTCCACCTAAGCATTGCCAATTTACCGGTaagttttctttatttatttcaaattagtattgtacatttgatttttttttcgtcaaatgcttagtaggataataataataataataataataataataataataataataataataataataataataatataaagtaaaaattacATATGGCGTCCTAAAAAGTACAAACTTGTTGTTAACCTGCTAAAAATTCTAACAGcatgtagtaaaaaaaaatgattgaaaaaaaatgaaaattaaagacaaattaTGATGATTTTTTTCAGCACCAAGAATATAATAGACTATGGATATGTTTGGCAAattaaacctagctgaaaatgtAGCTCAAAGCTGAATAGCTACAAGCTAGTAGCTGAAATATAAAGAGATGTCaagctagctgttatgtttaaaagtgtttggtaaaattaactttttaataagctgataaatataaaaaggcTAAAAATgaaatcttcataaaatttaaatagttttaaatttaaataggtttgtttacatattaaaatataaattaatgaaaccaatatattttaataaaatatagtaagaacatatatttgaaaatatataaagtaaaaaaaaatatttacagttcatacaaaaattaatgttcaaacacacaaatgtcaaattgaaattacaaccaaacatattgaagagaaaatgctaaaataattttaattaagatgggtaaaagatgtcatttatttaaaataataaggataaagatgaaaaaaagttaagaagttacttgcttattttttaaaagttaccTAAAATAACTTTTCAAATTAAACTCTTATTTTGATAACATTACAAAGCAGAacttatagtttattagtagctaaaataagctataagctcctaaaaaaaatcttaaaaacAGAGCCTATGTTATTGGTGTTCGTATCCTGTAGAATATTGAGCCAATGTGTTTTGATTCAATTCATTTCCAATTTTAAGGGGATTTTTTACGTCATTTTGAGTGGTTAAATAATAccaataaggaaaaaaaagaaaattttgagtggtttataatgttattttaatatcatttaaatatatttattgacggatgactaaaaatggttatgccacaataatgaTAAGACCAGcgaggatgttttgaaaaaaatgctaaaagtgaaatgacacataaatctaggaaaaaaaaagttgaagggATGCAAATTTGTTCTAAAGACCAAATCTTTGAGTTGCAACTTGTGTAGCAGAGTCTTAATATAGAGGAATACTTCCACAAGAAATTCTCAACTTCTTGCAAATGGACCCAAATGGTACAATAcctaaatttgaatataaattattataattgcaATCACATATATGCTACAAATAATACTACATCTAAAACATAATGGACAActatctttattttttcaattttctttatctaataaaatttatatatgtgacCAGAGTTATACTCTATAGGAGTACATCTATTATTTTCCATATGCTACACACTTCACCTCTAATAAAACATTATCGATGCGTCCATTAGGTGAccatataacaaaaattgtttGTGTCAATGAGGCGAAAGGTAGAGGTTGGGAAATAACTTATGGGTAAATGCATTCTCATTGTATGCTTATTATTGATGGTAATTTATCCCATCATAATTTGATTTTATCTCCGAAAAAATAATGAAAGGCCGCAATAAGAAATCACACCAATAAAATTTATGCCATCATAATTTGCTTTTATCTCCGAAAAATAATGAAAGGCCGCAATAAGAAATCTCacaccaataaaaaaaaattacgatgactttttttgaaaaaaaaaattgaaa
It includes:
- the LOC116031791 gene encoding probable LRR receptor-like serine/threonine-protein kinase At5g45780 isoform X2 is translated as MASMGLSGLLSPSIGNLSHLRTMLLQNNQISGPIPAEIGKLPELQTLDLSGNLFDGEIPGSLGSLTRLSYLRLNRNRLSGRIPKPVANLSGLSFLDLSFNNLSGPTPNILAKGYSIAGNRFLCTSSSTQSCMGVAKPVNDTISTKKVSNHHRRIISAIIGVSCTFVVSVMLLVLWVDWHRSRRLLFTSYVKQDYEFAIGHLKRFSFRELQNATRNFSSKNILGQGGFGVVYKGYLPNGTVVAVKRLKDPNFTGEVQFQTEVEMIGLAVHRNLLRLYGFCMTPEERLLIYPFMPNGSVADRLRDIGRDKPSLDWNKRMRVALGAARGLLYLHEQCSPRIIHRDVKAANILLDESFEAVVGDFGLAKLLDCRESHVTTAVRGTIGHIAPEYLSTGQSSEKSDVFGFGILLLELITGLKALNAGNAQLQKGTILDWVRSLYDEKRLEVIVDKDLKGCFNTEELEKTVDVALECTQPNPNQRPKMSQVSRILEGIAGQMAPPVVDDSQGGGSNAAASETRAFSFSRNFSSVEESSFIIEAIELSGPR
- the LOC116031791 gene encoding probable LRR receptor-like serine/threonine-protein kinase At5g45780 isoform X1, with amino-acid sequence MQGFLLIFFCVSLFWFGVTQASDSLLSPKGVNYEVAALMSMKIKMRDAFHVLDGWDINSVDPCTWNMVGCSQEGFVISLEMASMGLSGLLSPSIGNLSHLRTMLLQNNQISGPIPAEIGKLPELQTLDLSGNLFDGEIPGSLGSLTRLSYLRLNRNRLSGRIPKPVANLSGLSFLDLSFNNLSGPTPNILAKGYSIAGNRFLCTSSSTQSCMGVAKPVNDTISTKKVSNHHRRIISAIIGVSCTFVVSVMLLVLWVDWHRSRRLLFTSYVKQDYEFAIGHLKRFSFRELQNATRNFSSKNILGQGGFGVVYKGYLPNGTVVAVKRLKDPNFTGEVQFQTEVEMIGLAVHRNLLRLYGFCMTPEERLLIYPFMPNGSVADRLRDIGRDKPSLDWNKRMRVALGAARGLLYLHEQCSPRIIHRDVKAANILLDESFEAVVGDFGLAKLLDCRESHVTTAVRGTIGHIAPEYLSTGQSSEKSDVFGFGILLLELITGLKALNAGNAQLQKGTILDWVRSLYDEKRLEVIVDKDLKGCFNTEELEKTVDVALECTQPNPNQRPKMSQVSRILEGIAGQMAPPVVDDSQGGGSNAAASETRAFSFSRNFSSVEESSFIIEAIELSGPR